A window of Mucilaginibacter paludis DSM 18603 contains these coding sequences:
- a CDS encoding TonB-dependent receptor has translation MRINLSALLILFGLLQASANVYSQKISISERNISLEKVFESIENQSAYTFLYDDQQLQNGHKISISLRDASLESVLNECFKNQPFSFKIIEKTIVISSNNDQVKYPVRISGVVYDENSQPLPGVTIKSKNGQAITVTDKDGKFEMVVTDLNSPLVCSYIGYNSKEISIGNQRLLKIVLQPSVKSLNDVVVVGYGINTQRQVSGSIGSVKAKDLKDQPVTSFDQAMAGKIAGVRVLQTSGSPGAALSIRVRGLNSISAGNDPLYVIDGVPLSNDIKSATGTTSSNIPDNPINVLSSLNIDDIESISVLKDASSAAIYGSRASNGVVLITTKHGKAGKPVVKYDTYYGWQSVAKKIDLLDAYQYAKMALDARNNAYLDANPAGSINDPNSVRPSAGQIPPNLLPYLQGQTGLTNTDWQDQIFRRAPIQSHTLSVSGGNNSTNYYLSGNYLDQKGVVIGSSYSRYSTRFNLDSKSGKLHFGVNMNPTVTINNLINSEGPYFDEGIIGLAQTLPPIYPVYNPDGSYNFSGNVQGYGLSSILNPVALANEVKDKLQQISILGNTFAEYEFIKGLKYKISLGVDLNAFHRDYFRPTDLEIANVKGPSIGTGISRSEQFIDWLVENTLNYNKAFGKHTLDLLAGFSTQKDNDTYNYLSSSNFPNNLVQTLNAGQISSGGSSLQQWSLISYIGRAQYNYDNKYFATASIRSDGSSRFGPNHKYGYFPSASVGWLVSQEEFLKNNKIISTLKLKASYGLTGNFQIPNYGSYGLINYNNYVLGNNVITSGVIPKTASNDNLTWEKTAMLNTGFDLGLFHDKLFLEAEYYDSNTSNLLLNVNVPQITGFSTQLQNLGKVNNRGVEATLSAQVISGKFEWTSSFNIAANKNRVKALGPAGDPIIVAGGTANTYFITQIGSPIGSYYLMKVDGVFKNQSEIDNYPHLANTKPGDFKFVDVNGDGKIDLSSDRTIVGSYLPSYTFGFTNSFAYKGLDLSVAVQGVQGNQIVNLNRRYLFNVDGNMNQMVGVLDRWMSPSDPGNGLVNRANRSPTGSNGTTSTWHVEDGSYVRIRNIALGYQLPLKWVQKAGIAKLRIYCSLQNPFTFTKFTGYNPEVSNRPDNALSSGEDYGTYPLSKTTTLGLSVTF, from the coding sequence ATGCGGATAAATTTGAGTGCCTTGCTAATCTTGTTCGGATTATTGCAGGCAAGTGCCAATGTATACAGCCAAAAAATAAGTATCAGTGAGAGAAATATTTCTTTAGAAAAGGTTTTCGAATCTATAGAAAATCAATCTGCCTATACCTTTTTATACGATGATCAGCAGTTGCAAAATGGGCACAAGATCAGCATCAGCTTAAGGGATGCATCGCTGGAAAGCGTATTGAACGAGTGTTTTAAAAATCAGCCCTTCTCTTTTAAAATTATCGAGAAAACGATCGTAATATCTTCTAACAATGACCAGGTTAAATATCCGGTCAGGATTTCTGGTGTTGTTTATGATGAAAACAGCCAGCCCCTGCCCGGTGTAACCATTAAATCAAAAAACGGGCAGGCAATTACGGTTACGGATAAGGATGGGAAGTTCGAAATGGTAGTAACTGATTTAAACAGTCCGTTGGTTTGTTCCTATATCGGCTATAATTCAAAAGAAATTAGCATTGGCAACCAAAGATTATTGAAAATAGTTTTACAGCCAAGTGTTAAAAGTTTAAACGATGTTGTTGTGGTTGGTTATGGCATAAACACCCAGCGGCAGGTATCCGGGTCTATCGGATCGGTAAAAGCTAAAGACTTAAAAGACCAGCCGGTAACCAGTTTTGACCAAGCCATGGCCGGCAAAATTGCGGGGGTAAGGGTATTGCAAACATCCGGTTCGCCGGGCGCGGCCCTGTCTATAAGAGTACGGGGGTTAAACTCCATATCCGCCGGTAACGATCCCTTATATGTTATTGATGGCGTACCGCTATCAAACGACATCAAAAGCGCCACCGGCACTACAAGTTCAAACATACCAGACAACCCCATTAACGTTTTAAGCTCGTTAAATATTGATGATATCGAATCTATCAGCGTGCTTAAAGATGCATCGTCGGCCGCTATATACGGATCAAGGGCATCAAACGGTGTTGTTTTAATTACCACCAAGCATGGCAAGGCCGGTAAGCCTGTAGTGAAGTACGATACCTATTACGGGTGGCAGTCTGTTGCTAAAAAAATCGACTTGCTTGATGCTTATCAATATGCTAAGATGGCGCTTGATGCGCGCAATAATGCCTATCTGGATGCCAATCCAGCCGGTTCCATAAACGATCCGAATAGTGTGCGGCCCTCGGCTGGGCAAATTCCGCCTAATTTATTACCATACCTGCAAGGCCAGACGGGACTAACCAATACCGACTGGCAGGATCAAATATTCAGGAGAGCGCCTATTCAAAGTCATACCCTATCGGTATCCGGTGGTAACAACAGCACCAATTATTATTTGTCCGGTAATTACCTGGACCAGAAAGGTGTGGTTATAGGCTCGTCCTACAGCCGTTACAGTACCCGGTTTAACCTGGATTCCAAATCGGGTAAATTGCATTTTGGCGTAAACATGAACCCAACGGTAACCATAAATAACCTCATCAACTCCGAAGGACCTTATTTTGATGAAGGGATAATTGGTTTGGCGCAAACGCTGCCGCCAATTTACCCTGTGTACAATCCGGATGGCTCATATAATTTCAGCGGCAATGTGCAGGGATATGGCTTATCAAGTATCTTAAATCCGGTGGCATTGGCAAACGAAGTCAAAGATAAGCTACAGCAGATATCCATACTGGGAAATACTTTTGCCGAGTATGAATTTATAAAAGGCTTAAAATATAAAATTTCGCTGGGTGTTGATCTCAATGCCTTCCATCGTGATTATTTTAGGCCTACAGATCTGGAGATAGCCAATGTTAAGGGCCCTTCCATAGGTACGGGTATTTCACGGTCTGAACAGTTTATTGACTGGCTTGTAGAAAATACACTTAACTATAACAAAGCCTTCGGAAAGCATACCCTTGATTTGCTGGCTGGCTTTAGCACCCAAAAGGATAACGATACGTACAATTATCTTTCATCATCTAACTTTCCCAATAATTTAGTACAAACGCTAAATGCCGGTCAAATATCATCAGGCGGTTCATCTTTACAGCAATGGTCGCTCATATCTTATATCGGCCGGGCGCAATACAATTACGATAATAAATATTTTGCTACGGCATCCATCCGGTCAGACGGATCGTCCAGGTTTGGCCCCAACCACAAGTATGGTTATTTTCCTTCTGCATCGGTGGGATGGTTAGTATCGCAAGAAGAGTTTTTGAAAAACAATAAAATCATCAGCACCTTAAAGCTGAAAGCCAGCTATGGGCTAACGGGTAATTTTCAAATACCAAACTATGGTTCTTACGGTTTAATCAATTACAACAATTACGTGCTGGGCAATAATGTAATTACCAGTGGCGTAATACCTAAAACTGCAAGTAATGATAACCTGACCTGGGAAAAGACCGCCATGTTGAATACCGGGTTCGATCTGGGTTTATTTCACGACAAACTCTTCTTAGAAGCTGAATATTATGACAGTAATACATCCAACCTGCTTTTAAATGTTAATGTTCCGCAAATCACCGGCTTTAGTACGCAACTCCAAAACCTGGGTAAGGTTAACAATCGTGGCGTAGAGGCTACTTTATCGGCACAAGTGATAAGTGGTAAATTTGAGTGGACTTCAAGTTTTAATATTGCCGCCAATAAAAACCGCGTAAAAGCCTTAGGGCCTGCCGGCGATCCCATTATTGTGGCAGGCGGCACAGCAAATACTTATTTTATTACCCAGATTGGGTCGCCTATAGGCTCTTATTACCTGATGAAGGTTGACGGCGTATTTAAAAATCAAAGTGAGATTGATAATTACCCCCATTTAGCCAATACCAAGCCGGGTGATTTTAAATTTGTAGACGTAAACGGAGACGGTAAAATTGATTTATCGAGCGACCGGACAATTGTAGGTTCATACCTTCCGTCTTATACTTTTGGCTTTACCAACAGTTTTGCATACAAGGGCCTTGATTTAAGTGTGGCCGTACAGGGCGTGCAGGGCAACCAGATTGTTAATTTAAACCGGCGCTATCTGTTTAATGTAGATGGTAACATGAACCAGATGGTTGGCGTGCTTGATCGTTGGATGTCGCCTTCGGATCCCGGAAACGGTTTGGTAAACCGGGCAAACCGCAGCCCTACCGGCAGTAACGGCACTACGTCTACCTGGCATGTGGAGGATGGCTCTTATGTAAGGATACGTAATATAGCTTTAGGATACCAGTTACCCCTGAAGTGGGTGCAAAAAGCAGGCATAGCTAAGCTGCGGATTTACTGTTCGTTACAGAACCCTTTTACCTTTACCAAATTTACCGGATACAATCCCGAAGTAAGCAACAGGCCGGATAATGCGCTGTCATCAGGCGAAGATTATGGCACTTATCCGCTTTCAAAAACAACCACGCTGGGCCTTTCCGTTACCTTTTAA
- a CDS encoding alpha/beta fold hydrolase produces the protein MALIKINDIELYVEVKGSGFPVILIHGVGGDHEAHLRNVIEPLSKNFKTVALDCRGHGQSDKPLEFTIDDHANDILGIMDHFGFQKVHLLGVSMGSYIAQLVAIMAPERIDKLVLTVTKSNGLSSSIQRLFKENEEEIKGLNMHETIIKLLKFMVYDTGLMKNHLEIFETKLSPDQFNAANKAIGAFDFRKELSKVTAKTLVISGKYDGLNPPDDGKEVASLIKNATFVEMQYSGHAPMFEEPDTYVNIVQGFLLKQ, from the coding sequence ATGGCACTTATCAAAATTAATGACATCGAGCTTTACGTCGAAGTGAAAGGAAGCGGGTTTCCTGTAATTTTAATACACGGCGTTGGCGGAGACCATGAGGCACATTTAAGAAATGTAATTGAGCCACTGTCGAAGAATTTCAAAACGGTAGCATTGGATTGCCGGGGGCATGGACAGTCGGATAAGCCGTTAGAATTTACCATCGACGATCATGCGAATGATATTTTAGGAATCATGGACCATTTTGGTTTCCAAAAAGTGCATTTGCTTGGTGTATCCATGGGCAGTTATATTGCTCAACTGGTTGCCATCATGGCTCCGGAGCGTATTGATAAACTCGTGTTAACTGTTACAAAATCAAATGGCCTTAGCTCTTCCATACAGCGTTTGTTTAAAGAAAACGAAGAAGAAATTAAGGGTTTGAATATGCATGAAACCATCATAAAACTATTAAAATTTATGGTGTACGATACCGGACTGATGAAAAATCATTTGGAGATATTTGAAACCAAACTGAGCCCCGATCAATTTAATGCAGCCAATAAAGCTATTGGCGCCTTCGATTTCAGAAAGGAACTCTCAAAGGTAACAGCAAAAACCTTGGTTATCAGCGGCAAATATGACGGTCTGAATCCGCCCGATGATGGAAAGGAAGTTGCTTCACTCATAAAAAATGCAACATTTGTGGAAATGCAGTACTCCGGACACGCGCCTATGTTCGAAGAACCGGATACCTACGTAAATATTGTTCAGGGCTTTTTGTTAAAACAATAA
- a CDS encoding FecR family protein produces the protein MQDERQYLEELFRKYQNGSVTDAEKDIIERWLSHLDVNEVPLSAEAFFQQEQRSKKALKESLLIQPETKVIRLPRWAKVAAAAAMLIITASLYFYPRLKHSPEVAARYVKPDFPPGTNRAILTLANGSKINLTGVKNGVLARQGITAIQKTNNSEIIYTATDSKGSVNDTAPLLNTISTPIGGQYQVTLPDGTKVWLNAVSYIRFPASFDGDRRRVEIGGEVYFEVAKNPHKPFIVICAGQQITVLGTHFNVNAYPEENGIKTTLLEGSVKVSALNQNIFLKPGEQSLVAYPSSSQPTALLIPDADINEAVAWQKGMFYFKRTGIATIMRQAARWYDMDVHFEGPVPDKYITGKIRRNVNASEMLKMLEYTGVKFNIQGKKVIVLSTKH, from the coding sequence ATGCAGGATGAAAGACAATACTTAGAAGAACTTTTCAGGAAATACCAGAACGGATCGGTAACGGATGCAGAAAAGGATATCATTGAGCGTTGGCTAAGCCATTTGGATGTTAATGAAGTACCACTATCAGCAGAAGCATTTTTTCAACAAGAACAACGATCAAAAAAAGCGCTGAAGGAAAGCCTGTTAATACAACCGGAAACTAAAGTGATTCGTTTACCGCGTTGGGCTAAAGTGGCAGCCGCAGCCGCTATGCTGATTATAACAGCATCTCTGTATTTTTACCCGCGACTCAAACACTCACCCGAGGTTGCTGCACGGTATGTCAAACCCGATTTTCCTCCGGGTACTAACCGGGCAATACTCACGCTGGCCAATGGCTCAAAAATCAATCTGACGGGAGTTAAAAATGGGGTACTTGCCCGGCAGGGGATTACCGCCATCCAAAAAACAAACAATAGCGAAATCATTTACACGGCAACTGATAGCAAAGGCTCTGTTAACGATACCGCTCCTTTATTGAACACCATCAGTACCCCAATAGGCGGGCAATACCAGGTAACATTGCCCGATGGAACTAAGGTTTGGCTGAATGCTGTATCCTATATTCGCTTTCCGGCAAGTTTTGACGGCGATAGGCGCCGGGTAGAGATAGGCGGAGAGGTTTATTTTGAGGTGGCTAAGAACCCACATAAACCATTTATAGTGATTTGTGCCGGGCAGCAAATAACTGTATTGGGTACCCACTTTAACGTTAATGCTTACCCTGAAGAAAATGGTATTAAAACCACTTTGCTGGAGGGCAGTGTTAAAGTATCAGCCCTTAATCAAAATATCTTTTTAAAACCAGGCGAGCAATCACTGGTGGCTTATCCTTCATCATCCCAACCAACGGCTCTACTTATTCCGGATGCCGATATCAATGAGGCGGTTGCCTGGCAAAAAGGGATGTTCTATTTTAAACGAACCGGTATTGCGACAATTATGCGGCAGGCTGCGCGATGGTATGATATGGATGTGCATTTTGAAGGCCCTGTACCCGATAAATACATTACCGGCAAAATCAGGCGAAACGTAAACGCATCAGAAATGCTTAAAATGCTGGAATATACCGGCGTTAAATTCAATATACAGGGAAAAAAAGTAATTGTATTATCAACCAAACATTAA
- a CDS encoding sigma-70 family RNA polymerase sigma factor, giving the protein MKQTSEHELLELIRNSNYAAFEELHHRYYKSLYGLAVKKIGNQDDAYDLLQDMFIELWNKRATFFITNPLHNYLKNRLWFKLSGYFRTKGFQEKHFKNFSDFINREQDIDVQLDELEIRELNIQYEAVMEVINRTIEEMPAKMREVFLMSRSDEYSINEIAQKLEISPKTVKNQINTALNRIRHATADPSITAMQLVFVIWLTNN; this is encoded by the coding sequence ATGAAACAAACCAGCGAACACGAATTACTGGAACTGATCAGGAACTCAAACTATGCCGCTTTCGAAGAATTACATCACCGCTATTATAAATCCCTTTACGGATTAGCAGTAAAGAAAATAGGTAACCAGGATGATGCCTATGATCTTTTACAAGACATGTTTATTGAACTTTGGAACAAAAGGGCAACTTTTTTCATCACAAATCCCTTACACAATTATTTGAAGAACCGCTTGTGGTTTAAGCTTTCAGGCTATTTCAGAACTAAGGGCTTTCAGGAAAAGCACTTTAAAAACTTTTCGGATTTTATCAACCGTGAGCAGGATATCGATGTCCAGCTGGATGAATTGGAGATCAGGGAGCTGAATATTCAATACGAAGCGGTGATGGAAGTAATTAACCGTACCATCGAAGAGATGCCCGCTAAAATGCGGGAAGTTTTTTTGATGAGCCGCAGCGACGAATATTCTATTAATGAGATTGCTCAAAAACTGGAAATATCTCCCAAAACGGTTAAAAATCAGATTAATACAGCACTTAATCGTATCCGCCATGCTACTGCCGATCCTTCCATAACGGCGATGCAACTGGTTTTCGTTATTTGGCTAACAAATAATTAA
- a CDS encoding glycerophosphodiester phosphodiesterase family protein produces the protein MKKESFKKLIIIPLLLLISWVKAQQSPQEKLKDVFNPKSNKVLVAAHRGDWRNAPENSLQGLKNCVAMGVDIVELDLKKTKDGFLIVMHDKTIDRTTTGTGYPADYTLDSLKKLFLRKGNGVPSNHRIPTFEEFLIAGKGKVIIDVDKGYEYFNDVVQLLKKYDMTKQTIINIDDNTYYNSIVTRFGAIDTSVIMMPIINYAKPNAGKIIASYWGYPNTIFQPVFKSDTLSLIANLDLLKRRRFGLWLNSLWPSLNGGHDDDKAVEENHPDETWGWLLKKGANIIQTDRPKEMLEYLRKRKLHQ, from the coding sequence ATGAAAAAAGAATCTTTTAAAAAACTAATCATCATTCCTCTGCTGTTGCTGATATCATGGGTCAAAGCCCAGCAATCTCCTCAGGAAAAACTAAAAGACGTATTTAATCCGAAAAGTAATAAAGTCTTGGTGGCGGCACATCGCGGCGATTGGCGTAATGCGCCTGAAAATTCTCTACAGGGATTAAAAAATTGTGTCGCTATGGGCGTCGATATCGTTGAGTTGGATTTAAAAAAAACAAAAGATGGGTTTTTGATTGTGATGCATGATAAAACCATTGATCGTACAACTACAGGTACAGGTTATCCGGCGGACTATACGCTTGATTCCCTGAAAAAACTTTTCCTGAGAAAAGGCAATGGCGTACCGTCAAACCATAGGATACCAACCTTTGAGGAGTTTTTAATTGCGGGCAAGGGGAAAGTCATTATTGATGTAGATAAGGGCTATGAATATTTTAATGATGTTGTGCAACTGTTGAAAAAATATGATATGACCAAACAGACTATCATCAACATCGATGATAACACGTACTACAACAGTATTGTTACCCGTTTTGGGGCAATTGATACTTCGGTCATTATGATGCCTATAATCAATTATGCCAAACCAAATGCCGGGAAAATCATAGCCAGCTATTGGGGTTATCCCAACACCATCTTTCAGCCAGTTTTTAAATCAGATACATTATCACTTATAGCTAACCTGGACTTGTTGAAACGGCGAAGGTTCGGTTTATGGCTAAACAGTTTATGGCCTTCTCTTAACGGCGGCCACGATGATGATAAGGCTGTAGAAGAAAACCACCCGGATGAAACCTGGGGTTGGCTCCTTAAAAAAGGCGCCAACATTATTCAAACAGATCGGCCAAAAGAAATGCTTGAATATTTAAGGAAGCGAAAGTTACATCAATAG
- a CDS encoding RagB/SusD family nutrient uptake outer membrane protein, protein MKRYLIIIILLGSLTSCKKFLDLAPEAAVTTNSFYVTAADFNAAVVACYSALRSYPTTEIFPLVEYRSDNMYVKAFTAGSQDQYMINKFNDVSANSLTTAAWTDMYNGILKCNEVTSRIGSATFSSTLKAQYDGEARFIRALYYFTLVRMYGGVPLVQKPISVNEALSTPRSSVTGVYALIESDLNTAIAELPETYAATDLGRARASAAKTLLSKVYMTEGNFAAAQPVLFDVIKHAGYSLQSNIANVFSVTTEMNSEIIFAIRFAKSLTGGGHSAWFSPGADSTTSEVNASLITAYKADARRKLLSFTKTGSIYYINKYADVPDATTKNFDNDFIVLRYADVLLMYAECLNETSALITDITSESSPLFWLNQVRKRSSPTVPFTAAQYTSQSALRDIIIQERWLEFPLEGQRWFDLIRTKSAKTQLLKNSGTGAAPITDVPDFRLIYPIPNAEIQKVNNPQILPQNPGYN, encoded by the coding sequence ATGAAAAGATATTTAATCATCATCATACTGCTTGGATCGCTAACTTCTTGTAAAAAGTTTTTAGACCTGGCTCCCGAGGCCGCTGTAACAACCAATAGTTTTTATGTGACAGCTGCTGACTTTAACGCAGCAGTTGTTGCCTGTTATTCAGCTTTACGTTCTTATCCTACCACAGAAATTTTTCCATTAGTGGAATACCGCTCCGACAATATGTATGTGAAAGCCTTTACCGCTGGCTCCCAGGATCAATATATGATCAATAAATTTAATGACGTATCTGCCAACTCATTAACTACTGCCGCATGGACAGATATGTATAACGGGATACTTAAATGTAATGAGGTAACATCACGGATAGGAAGTGCCACCTTTTCTTCCACCCTGAAAGCACAGTATGACGGGGAAGCGCGTTTTATTCGTGCGCTTTATTACTTCACACTGGTAAGGATGTACGGTGGTGTACCGCTGGTACAAAAACCAATTTCAGTAAACGAGGCGCTTTCAACTCCGCGATCAAGCGTTACCGGCGTTTATGCATTAATTGAATCTGACTTAAACACGGCAATTGCCGAACTGCCCGAAACGTACGCGGCTACCGATCTGGGCCGGGCAAGAGCTTCGGCAGCGAAAACACTGCTATCAAAAGTTTATATGACGGAGGGTAATTTTGCTGCGGCGCAGCCGGTATTATTTGATGTGATTAAACATGCCGGTTATTCATTACAATCGAATATTGCCAATGTGTTTTCTGTAACAACAGAAATGAACAGCGAAATCATCTTTGCGATCCGTTTTGCAAAATCGCTGACAGGTGGTGGTCACAGCGCATGGTTCAGTCCGGGAGCCGACTCCACCACATCAGAAGTAAATGCATCTCTTATTACGGCTTACAAGGCAGACGCAAGGCGTAAACTCCTATCTTTTACAAAAACCGGCAGTATCTATTACATCAATAAATATGCTGATGTGCCGGATGCTACAACAAAAAACTTTGATAATGATTTTATCGTTTTAAGATATGCGGATGTGCTGTTGATGTATGCCGAATGTTTAAATGAAACATCTGCGTTAATCACCGATATTACAAGCGAGTCAAGTCCTTTGTTTTGGCTTAATCAGGTGAGAAAGCGCTCCAGTCCTACAGTTCCATTTACCGCAGCGCAGTATACAAGCCAAAGTGCGCTGCGCGATATTATTATTCAGGAAAGGTGGTTGGAGTTTCCATTAGAGGGCCAGCGATGGTTTGATCTGATCAGGACTAAAAGCGCCAAAACGCAGTTGCTGAAGAATTCAGGAACGGGCGCAGCTCCTATAACCGACGTGCCCGATTTTCGTTTGATTTACCCTATCCCGAATGCCGAAATACAAAAAGTAAATAACCCTCAAATTTTACCTCAAAACCCTGGTTATAATTAA